A genome region from Triticum aestivum cultivar Chinese Spring unplaced genomic scaffold, IWGSC CS RefSeq v2.1 scaffold104125, whole genome shotgun sequence includes the following:
- the LOC123175917 gene encoding uncharacterized protein — protein sequence MTKIFRSSFYRSKQPREEEEEEESAAGEYEYVDLEDGQGGKHAGDGAPGVDSDGPLASDVVLTTVIGIAFILVGCPLLLFHRSLQTVATGPERAGALCLALGAAAFVRLALLRGCACSSCWRTSD from the exons ATGACCAAGATTTTCAG AAGCAGCTTCTACCGGTCGAAGCAACcacgtgaggaggaggaggaggaggaatcgGCGGCGGGGGAGTACGAGTACGTGGATCTCGAGGACGGCCAAGGCGGCAAGCATGCCGGCGATGGCGCACCCGGCGTGGACTCTGACGGCCCCCTCGCGTCCGATGTTGTCTTAACCACTGTCATCGGCATCGCCTTCATACTAGTGGGCTGCCCCTTGCTGCTCTTCCACCGCAGCCTCCAAACCGTGGCGACGgggccggagcgcgccggcgcATTGTGCCTCGCTCTCGGGGCCGCCGCCTTTGTCCGCCTCGCCCTCCTCCGGGGCTGCGCTTGCTCCTCGTGCTGGAGGACGTCTGATTGA
- the LOC123175918 gene encoding BTB/POZ domain-containing protein FBL11 isoform X4: MKWTFPELRTFIASYCLLFQFEDLQCLLLRCPWINEINLSIDTSVILSKYSIISSRSEVRRDVNRNLSSYYMQSGLYGTSGNPVFSNISKLILEGRNDITDMNLLEISMLKSSLCYINIKHCTLLTDDGISTLLLNCRKMHSMVLSYTSFGNHSIQTLCSLDPSDSFSYHKDEHAHVMAFRLQELHLEGCEGISCAAMSQLVSNMNIVKSLCLRETSLADGALCNFVGSSLEYLDISETVVSMVSLAPVIRRNSNLSCLKTAGCRNLLFEQGEVQSTSGNKYGRFLQEITSTCYLEDVEMGWAFCPVRVDDLIPSFSKVRRMTVGLGTTLPENILHALPEICPFLESLVLRFQVISDRVVRNLLESSTNLQVLCLHYCLGNLTSFSFQTMAPALRILRLQWVTPWITNDDLTILTQNCNLVELLLSGCKLLDSIFLDPQALKR, from the exons ATGAAGTGGACATTTCCAGAATTGAGGACGTTCATAGCTTCCTATTGTTTACTCTTTCAGTTTGAAGATTTGCAGTGTTTGTTACTGAGATGCCCATGGATTAATGAAATCAATTTGAGTATTGATACAAGCGTTATACTATCCAAGTACTCGATTATATCTTCTAGATCTGAAGTACGGCGTGACGTGAATCGAAATCTATCTAGCTATTACATGCAAAGTGGATTATATGGGACCTCAGGAAACCCAGTTTTCTCAAATATATCAAAATTGATACTGGAAGGCCGAAATGATATTACTG ATATGAACTTGCTGGAGATATCCATGCTGAAAAGCTCTCTATGTTATATAAACATTAAACATTGCACCCTGTTGACAGACGATGGTATATCTACACTACTGTTGAATTGTAGAAAAATGCACTCGATGGTTCTTTCTTATACATCGTTTGGAAATCATTCAATTCAAACCCTATGCTCATTGGATCCTTCAGATAGCTTTTCTTACCATAAGGATGAACATGCTCATGTTATGGCATTTAGGTTGCAAGAATTGCATCTGGAAGGCTGTGAAG GTATTAGTTGTGCTGCTATGTCCCAGCTAGTGAGTAATATGAATATTGTGAAGTCCTTATGCTTAAGGGAGACATCACTTGCAGATGGTGCTCTCTGCAACTTTGTTGGCTCTTCACTTGAGTATCTTGATATTTCGGAGACTGtg GTTTCTATGGTCTCATTGGCACCAGTTATACGAAGAAACTCTAATTTGAGCTGCTTGAAAACAGCTGGATGCCGTAACCTGCTGTTTGAACAGGGTGAGGTACAATCCACGAGTGGTAACAAGTATGGCAGGTTTCTTCAGGAGATAACCAGTACGTGCTATTTGGAGGATGTAGAAATGGGCTGGGCATTTTGCCCTGTTCGAGTTGATGACCTCATTCCTTCTTTTAGTAAAGTAAGGAGGATGACAGTTGGCCTTGGCACAACATTACCAGAGAATATCCTGCATGCTCTTCCTGAGATCTGCCCGTTTCTCGAGTCTTTGGTTCTTAGGTTTCAG GTAATCTCTGACAGAGTTGTAAGAAATCTATTGGAATCGTCAACAAATCTTCAGGTGCTCTGCCTGCACTATTGCCTTGGCAATTTGACTTCATTTAGCTTTCAAACAATGGCACCAGCGTTAAGAATATTACGGCTCCAGTGGGTTACTCCATGGATCACAAATGATGATCTGACAATTCTTACACAGAATTGCAATTTAGTTGAACTTTTGCTGTCTGGTTGCAAACTCCTTGACTCCA TTTTTCTTGACCCACAGGCTCTCAAGAGATAA